One Armatimonadota bacterium genomic window carries:
- a CDS encoding electron transfer flavoprotein subunit alpha/FixB family protein translates to MAKLLVIAFDEADAQSSAGFAKALGLPYDVILLSGDFVPAGAEQMMRVNLGSIPAADGLAKALVDVVGGYSHIASPSSMRSKDVLAYLAGLLDAGMVTDAIAVVSPTEFKRPIYAGAMTATVKTDSDPLVITFRPSNFGKVEGGANGSETSVSLNIEGTAIILSESSRGTSRPDLSQAKIVVSGGRPLKTAEMFESVIGGFADSLGAAVGATRAAVDSGIAPNELQVGQTGKVVAPDLYIAAGISGSTQHMAGIKDSKVIVAINTDANAPIFDAADLGIVGDLYQVLPELQGLLKQ, encoded by the coding sequence ATGGCCAAGCTCCTTGTGATCGCTTTCGACGAAGCCGACGCACAGTCGAGCGCGGGTTTCGCCAAAGCTCTCGGACTTCCCTACGATGTCATTTTGTTAAGCGGTGACTTTGTTCCGGCTGGTGCCGAGCAAATGATGCGCGTGAACCTCGGAAGCATCCCCGCCGCCGACGGTCTGGCCAAGGCCCTTGTGGATGTGGTGGGCGGTTACTCGCACATTGCATCGCCTTCGAGCATGCGAAGCAAGGACGTGCTGGCTTACCTTGCCGGTCTCTTGGACGCCGGAATGGTGACCGATGCGATTGCCGTCGTTTCTCCCACCGAGTTCAAACGACCGATCTACGCCGGGGCCATGACGGCAACCGTCAAGACCGATAGCGATCCGTTGGTCATCACTTTCCGACCGAGCAACTTTGGCAAAGTCGAAGGTGGCGCGAACGGATCGGAAACCTCAGTTTCTCTCAACATCGAGGGAACCGCAATCATCCTCTCGGAATCTAGTCGTGGGACTTCGAGGCCAGACCTCAGTCAGGCAAAGATCGTCGTTTCCGGCGGACGTCCGCTCAAGACGGCAGAGATGTTCGAGTCGGTCATCGGAGGCTTCGCCGATTCTCTCGGCGCGGCCGTTGGTGCGACCCGAGCCGCCGTCGACTCCGGCATTGCGCCGAACGAACTTCAGGTTGGCCAGACGGGTAAAGTCGTCGCCCCCGACCTCTATATCGCCGCCGGAATCAGCGGATCCACCCAGCACATGGCGGGCATCAAGGATTCAAAGGTCATCGTCGCCATCAATACCGATGCCAACGCCCCGATCTTCGACGCTGCCGACTTGGGAATCGTTGGCGATCTATATCAGGTCCTACCGGAACTTCAGGGACTACTAAAACAATAG
- a CDS encoding phospholipid carrier-dependent glycosyltransferase has translation MKEKFYKLPIFWIFVGALLVRVLGVRWGLPNEIRNYSLHPDEQVNLLYARQIIPTQLHFTPGAYNYGTLYLSLLRILSDIVLTYAGGMDQAGNIAPAAMGQIHLAGRLVNCLFGAGLASLTFAIGSRTIGKTGAWISAGIVGIAPALLVHSRFQTVDMLATLLAIAAVYAAVRMIEPEAAVTKWAIWGGAFAGLSAGTKYVGLVAVGAVVVAAFIVKQPKTILFAILASVAAFVISTPGCVLDREAFMRDFLFELNHSKEGHGVVFMATPPAFLYHIGNLSSGASILTVLLGFAGLVWAVVKKQPWAMIVGAFFLVYYVAVAGGQIKFMRYILPLIPILALGVGYIVERIKESGKEKAGIALGLLVIGGIDRGGLVQAGSLTVQMMLPDPRDIAGKYLIDNGNVTVGLVDDPWFWSPTVNPDADVTRMIGPRRLIELWTSWEKPKVLRYLPEDPRERYEWDVRLLTEMKPDYVSFTSFEYVPFMRMAQVQNKTDLESLYASRYTEFMTELTKDYDKVLDNDPFHAPMVEDMEYVRPHVLVWKRKTTSASP, from the coding sequence GTGAAAGAGAAGTTCTATAAGCTTCCGATCTTCTGGATCTTTGTCGGCGCGCTCCTGGTGCGGGTGCTCGGCGTTCGATGGGGCTTGCCGAACGAAATACGCAACTACAGCCTGCACCCAGACGAGCAGGTTAACCTGCTGTATGCGCGGCAGATCATCCCAACTCAGCTTCACTTCACGCCTGGCGCCTACAACTACGGAACGCTGTACCTCTCGCTCCTGCGCATTCTCTCCGATATCGTGCTGACCTACGCGGGTGGGATGGATCAGGCGGGGAATATCGCCCCGGCGGCAATGGGTCAGATTCACTTGGCGGGCCGCCTGGTCAACTGCCTATTCGGAGCGGGTTTGGCGTCTCTCACTTTTGCAATCGGCAGTCGGACCATCGGCAAGACCGGAGCATGGATTTCAGCCGGAATCGTTGGCATTGCTCCGGCCCTGCTGGTCCATTCGCGATTCCAGACTGTCGATATGCTGGCGACGCTTCTCGCCATTGCCGCCGTTTATGCGGCAGTGCGAATGATCGAACCTGAAGCGGCCGTGACCAAGTGGGCCATTTGGGGCGGCGCCTTTGCCGGTCTCAGTGCGGGCACCAAATATGTTGGCTTGGTGGCGGTCGGGGCAGTGGTGGTGGCGGCGTTCATTGTTAAACAGCCGAAGACGATCCTATTTGCCATCCTCGCCTCCGTAGCGGCCTTTGTCATTTCAACGCCAGGGTGCGTTCTCGATCGAGAAGCCTTCATGCGCGACTTTCTCTTCGAGTTGAACCACTCGAAAGAAGGGCATGGCGTCGTGTTCATGGCGACGCCGCCCGCGTTCCTCTATCACATCGGCAACCTCAGTTCGGGGGCCAGCATCCTCACCGTTCTGCTTGGCTTTGCTGGACTAGTTTGGGCCGTAGTCAAGAAGCAGCCGTGGGCGATGATCGTGGGAGCCTTCTTCCTGGTCTACTACGTGGCTGTTGCGGGTGGGCAGATCAAGTTCATGCGTTACATCCTGCCGCTGATTCCAATCCTCGCGCTTGGGGTTGGCTACATCGTTGAGCGCATCAAAGAATCGGGCAAAGAAAAAGCGGGAATCGCCCTGGGACTCCTGGTCATTGGCGGCATCGACCGCGGCGGCCTGGTTCAGGCTGGCTCGCTCACGGTGCAGATGATGCTTCCCGATCCACGCGACATCGCGGGCAAATATTTGATCGATAATGGCAATGTGACGGTCGGTCTCGTCGACGATCCATGGTTTTGGAGTCCAACTGTGAATCCTGACGCGGACGTCACCCGTATGATCGGCCCAAGGCGTCTTATCGAGCTTTGGACCAGTTGGGAGAAGCCAAAGGTTCTGCGATACCTGCCCGAGGACCCGCGCGAGCGGTACGAATGGGACGTTCGCTTGCTCACCGAAATGAAGCCCGACTACGTTTCCTTCACATCGTTCGAGTACGTTCCTTTCATGCGAATGGCGCAGGTTCAGAACAAGACCGACCTCGAGAGCCTCTACGCCTCCCGCTACACTGAATTCATGACCGAACTGACCAAGGACTACGACAAGGTCCTGGACAATGACCCCTTCCATGCCCCCATGGTCGAGGATATGGAATACGTTCGCCCCCACGTGCTTGTATGGAAACGAAAGACCACCTCCGCGAGTCCGTAG
- a CDS encoding ParB/RepB/Spo0J family partition protein: protein MRKASGRGIGQLLGPERDAVSREVGIDDIIPNKRQPRRHFEPDALEELAESIRVHGILSPILVRPLSAGKFEIIAGERRWRSAKLAGLKNVPVTIRSVAGQESLELAIIENVQREDISAYEAAMAYKQLVDEFGLTQEDVALRVGKTRTGISNTLRLLRLPEQILLGLQEGLISEGHARALLALGSEQKQLAVFEQILKDGLSVRDVEKLSATQKEDKPKPTVTRVEKDVHTRQLESAISERLGLPSKINRKGDQGTVEITVFSDDDLQKILDIFGVEL from the coding sequence GTGAGAAAAGCATCGGGAAGGGGCATCGGGCAACTGCTGGGCCCAGAGCGCGACGCGGTGTCGCGCGAGGTCGGCATCGACGACATCATCCCGAATAAACGTCAGCCACGGCGGCATTTCGAGCCTGATGCGCTAGAAGAACTGGCCGAATCGATTCGAGTTCACGGCATTTTGTCGCCTATCTTGGTGCGGCCGCTTTCAGCCGGAAAGTTTGAAATCATCGCCGGAGAGCGGCGATGGCGGTCGGCCAAGCTCGCGGGCCTCAAGAATGTGCCGGTCACCATTCGCTCGGTCGCGGGTCAAGAATCCCTGGAATTAGCGATCATCGAAAATGTCCAGCGCGAAGACATCTCTGCCTACGAAGCGGCGATGGCCTACAAACAGTTGGTCGATGAGTTCGGCCTGACGCAGGAAGACGTCGCTCTCCGAGTGGGCAAGACGCGGACGGGCATCTCGAACACGCTTCGCCTGTTGCGATTGCCGGAGCAGATTCTGCTGGGCCTGCAGGAAGGACTTATTTCCGAAGGGCATGCGCGGGCTCTGCTCGCCCTTGGCTCCGAACAAAAGCAACTTGCGGTTTTCGAACAGATTTTGAAGGACGGTCTTTCGGTGCGCGACGTCGAAAAGCTGAGCGCCACCCAGAAAGAAGACAAGCCCAAGCCAACCGTCACCCGTGTCGAAAAAGATGTTCACACGCGCCAACTTGAAAGCGCAATCAGTGAACGGCTCGGTCTGCCGTCGAAGATCAATCGCAAGGGAGATCAGGGCACGGTCGAGATCACGGTGTTCTCGGACGACGACCTGCAGAAAATCCTCGATATCTTCGGTGTCGAACTTTGA
- a CDS encoding electron transfer flavoprotein subunit beta/FixA family protein, protein MKVLVPIKRVVDPYAKVRPLADGSGVDTTGAKFEINPFDEIAVEEAVRLKEKGAATEVVVVSIGKAECEDQLRKALAIGADRAILVETDAVLDSPAVASLLREVVASENPSLVLMGKQATDDDCNQAGQMLAAKLDWPQATFAAKIEVHGSDLHVTRETDSGEQILSLPMPCLVTTDLRLNEPRYVALPGIIKARSKPLEKRAASSVQSPKTRLVGVELPPARPSGRKVGSVAELASAIKERGVL, encoded by the coding sequence ATGAAAGTGCTTGTTCCCATCAAGCGGGTCGTGGACCCCTATGCGAAGGTCCGACCCCTTGCCGACGGAAGCGGAGTCGATACGACCGGCGCAAAATTCGAAATCAATCCCTTTGACGAAATCGCGGTCGAGGAGGCCGTACGATTGAAGGAAAAGGGCGCGGCCACCGAAGTGGTAGTGGTGAGCATCGGCAAAGCCGAATGTGAAGACCAACTCCGAAAGGCACTGGCGATCGGTGCCGATCGAGCGATCTTGGTGGAAACCGACGCGGTTCTCGACTCGCCCGCCGTCGCTTCCCTGCTCCGCGAAGTCGTAGCATCGGAGAATCCGAGCCTAGTGCTGATGGGCAAGCAGGCGACGGACGACGACTGCAACCAAGCCGGACAGATGCTGGCCGCTAAGCTGGATTGGCCCCAGGCGACCTTCGCGGCGAAGATCGAGGTTCACGGGAGCGACCTCCATGTCACGCGTGAGACCGACTCCGGGGAGCAGATTCTTTCTCTTCCAATGCCCTGCCTCGTCACCACCGATTTGCGATTGAACGAGCCTCGCTACGTAGCCCTACCCGGCATCATCAAGGCCCGAAGCAAGCCGCTCGAGAAGCGAGCCGCTTCGTCCGTACAGTCTCCCAAAACCCGATTGGTTGGCGTCGAACTTCCTCCGGCCAGACCGTCGGGGAGAAAGGTCGGCTCGGTGGCCGAACTCGCCTCCGCGATCAAAGAGCGAGGGGTGCTGTAA
- a CDS encoding GNAT family N-acetyltransferase yields the protein MTVEIVPLQPKHFRVAIELQRLAFPPPFDENLLWREENLADHLRKFPEGQFVALADGQFAGSCSNTRISRAHYEKHLSWDETVGGFSFETFDPCGEVIYGADISVHPSFRRVGIGRAFYDARKALAESLGVLYATACRLPDFQSSGVGTPAEYCQLVADGRLTDRTLTPLLRYDLILTDVLQNYMDDPESGNAAALLEWRP from the coding sequence TTGACGGTTGAGATTGTTCCTCTCCAGCCGAAGCACTTTCGGGTAGCCATCGAGCTTCAGCGGTTGGCTTTTCCGCCTCCGTTCGACGAGAATCTGTTGTGGCGCGAAGAAAACCTAGCCGACCATCTTCGCAAGTTTCCCGAAGGGCAGTTTGTCGCCTTGGCCGATGGCCAGTTCGCCGGGTCTTGTAGCAACACTCGCATTTCGAGAGCGCATTATGAGAAGCATCTTTCGTGGGATGAGACGGTTGGTGGTTTCTCGTTCGAGACATTCGATCCTTGTGGCGAGGTCATCTACGGCGCGGACATCAGCGTCCACCCCTCTTTCCGCCGCGTCGGCATTGGACGAGCATTTTACGATGCACGCAAGGCTCTTGCCGAGTCGCTAGGTGTGCTCTACGCCACCGCCTGTCGCCTACCGGATTTTCAGTCGAGTGGAGTGGGCACTCCGGCAGAATACTGCCAACTCGTAGCGGACGGACGACTTACCGATCGAACCCTAACGCCGCTTTTGCGCTATGATCTGATCTTAACCGACGTTTTACAAAACTATATGGATGACCCTGAATCTGGAAACGCGGCCGCCCTCTTGGAGTGGAGACCTTGA
- a CDS encoding DUF4139 domain-containing protein has protein sequence MIGTLLAIHALLQPGSTEVTVYNQGLGFIKDVRTLKLRKGTQNIVVEDVAQMIDATSVGFKCLNNPGSVSILEQNYQYDLISPEAILQKSVGKRIRFTRTMGTQKESVEGVLLNSPTSVVNNGDGPTMQYNGLVIRTDDGRILLSPEGEIDVLEMPEGLISKPSLLWQVDSDRDQDAKMELSYLTQGMKWSANYVLTMGDSGSADLQGWVTLDNQSGVSFDNATLKLLAGDVNVVQNALPLAADGIAIKAAPAAKAPMSEESLFEYHLYTLDRPATVKNKETKQLSLLEGFNIPVQKVLYYEGYANMGGNEDESKNEAAQVRIKFINDKKSNLGMPMPAGKMRLYQRDSKGSVQFLGEDMINHTPKDEKISLEVGTAFDVRIDRKPTNYVKLGRDSKNNTNAARISYELEVRNHKEEPVTVYLYEHESGDWRVVEKSQDYIKDDASTIVFEVRLAAGETKKVTYSVESKW, from the coding sequence ATGATTGGAACTCTCCTTGCCATTCACGCCCTTCTTCAGCCGGGCTCAACCGAAGTCACGGTCTATAACCAGGGCCTCGGCTTTATCAAAGACGTTCGAACCCTTAAGCTCCGAAAGGGGACGCAGAACATCGTCGTCGAAGATGTCGCCCAGATGATCGACGCGACGAGCGTCGGGTTCAAATGTTTGAACAACCCTGGCTCGGTCTCGATACTGGAACAGAACTACCAGTACGATCTGATCTCGCCCGAAGCGATCCTCCAGAAATCGGTCGGCAAACGCATTCGCTTCACACGGACAATGGGAACCCAAAAGGAATCCGTCGAAGGCGTGCTCCTGAATTCGCCAACGTCCGTTGTGAACAATGGCGATGGCCCGACGATGCAGTACAACGGTCTCGTTATCCGCACCGACGACGGGCGAATTCTGCTCTCGCCGGAAGGGGAGATCGACGTTCTCGAAATGCCTGAAGGGTTGATCTCGAAACCGTCCCTGTTGTGGCAGGTCGACAGCGACCGCGATCAGGACGCGAAGATGGAGTTGAGCTATTTGACGCAAGGGATGAAGTGGAGCGCTAACTACGTTCTGACCATGGGCGACAGTGGGTCCGCCGACCTGCAAGGCTGGGTGACATTGGATAACCAGTCGGGTGTGTCGTTTGACAATGCAACGCTGAAACTTTTGGCGGGAGATGTGAATGTGGTTCAAAATGCACTCCCTCTTGCCGCAGATGGCATTGCCATCAAGGCCGCACCAGCGGCCAAAGCCCCGATGTCAGAAGAGAGTCTCTTCGAGTACCACCTTTACACCCTGGACCGCCCGGCGACGGTGAAGAACAAGGAGACCAAACAACTGAGCCTGCTGGAGGGATTCAACATTCCGGTGCAAAAGGTCCTGTATTACGAAGGCTATGCGAACATGGGCGGCAACGAGGATGAATCCAAGAATGAGGCGGCTCAGGTTCGCATCAAGTTCATCAACGACAAGAAGAGCAACCTTGGAATGCCGATGCCGGCGGGCAAGATGCGGCTGTACCAACGCGACAGCAAGGGCTCGGTGCAGTTCCTCGGCGAGGACATGATCAACCACACGCCGAAGGACGAGAAGATTTCGTTGGAGGTCGGAACCGCTTTCGACGTCCGTATCGATCGAAAGCCGACCAATTACGTGAAGCTGGGACGGGACTCGAAGAACAACACCAATGCCGCCCGCATCTCGTACGAGCTGGAGGTTCGCAACCACAAGGAAGAGCCAGTGACGGTGTACCTATACGAGCACGAATCAGGCGATTGGCGTGTGGTCGAAAAGTCGCAGGACTATATTAAGGATGACGCGAGTACGATCGTTTTCGAGGTTCGCCTTGCCGCAGGTGAGACGAAGAAAGTGACGTATTCGGTTGAATCCAAATGGTGA
- the mazG gene encoding nucleoside triphosphate pyrophosphohydrolase, whose translation MIVLDIGPDTDVVALKAANMGLPCYHANPLCSTFTLYGDAQPYPGSAKVEQNAVILVPVSEPYTKLSVIMDLLLGPFGCPWDREQSHETLKKYLLEEAYETLDAVDRKDFDALAEELGDLTLQPVFHARLAERDGEFPFDAPLRHICDKLLRRHPHVFGEVVVEDANEVLRNWDAIKKKEKSEDRSILEGVPKSMPALARAHEISKRAVRAGFEWPDFGGVLDKVREEIGELEEAIQEGDSAHIKAELGDLMFTLVNVARWQKVDAEDALRMMLDRFQSRFQYMEAHARKPLHELSFEEWDDLWNQAKGQSHNS comes from the coding sequence ATGATCGTCCTCGATATTGGCCCCGATACCGACGTAGTGGCCCTGAAGGCGGCCAATATGGGTCTGCCTTGCTATCACGCGAATCCCCTGTGCTCGACTTTTACGCTCTACGGCGACGCTCAGCCTTATCCGGGTTCGGCCAAGGTCGAGCAGAATGCGGTGATCCTGGTTCCAGTTAGTGAACCGTACACCAAGCTGAGCGTCATCATGGACCTCTTGCTTGGCCCCTTTGGGTGTCCGTGGGACCGGGAGCAGTCGCATGAGACGTTGAAGAAGTACCTTTTGGAAGAGGCGTACGAGACCCTGGATGCAGTTGATCGGAAGGATTTTGATGCGTTGGCCGAGGAGTTGGGCGACTTGACCTTGCAACCGGTTTTTCATGCCCGTCTGGCCGAACGCGACGGCGAGTTTCCGTTCGATGCTCCTTTGCGGCATATCTGCGACAAGCTCTTGCGGCGCCACCCTCACGTGTTCGGCGAAGTCGTAGTGGAGGATGCCAACGAAGTGCTTCGAAACTGGGACGCGATCAAAAAGAAGGAGAAATCCGAAGATCGGTCGATCCTGGAAGGCGTACCGAAGTCGATGCCCGCGCTAGCACGAGCCCATGAAATCAGCAAACGGGCCGTTCGTGCTGGGTTCGAATGGCCCGATTTTGGTGGTGTTCTCGACAAAGTCCGCGAGGAGATTGGGGAGCTTGAAGAAGCAATACAAGAAGGAGATTCAGCCCATATCAAGGCCGAACTCGGCGACCTGATGTTCACCCTCGTCAATGTGGCGCGTTGGCAGAAGGTCGACGCCGAGGACGCCCTGCGCATGATGCTCGACCGATTCCAAAGCCGCTTCCAGTACATGGAGGCCCACGCCCGCAAGCCCCTCCACGAGCTCAGCTTCGAGGAGTGGGACGACTTATGGAATCAGGCGAAAGGCCAGAGTCATAATAGTTAA
- a CDS encoding DUF4139 domain-containing protein has protein sequence MISLLLASHAVLQANSTEVTVYNGGYGFVKDVRELDLKAGVQPVVIDDVAEKIDATSVGFKCLSDPGSFSVLEQNYRYDLVSPEAILQKSLGKRIRFTRTVGGKKESVEGVLLSSPTAVVNNGDGASYQYNGLVIRTDDGRILLSPNGEIDVLQMPEGLISKPSLLWQVDSAKDQRAKVELSYLTEGIKWSASYVMTLGKSNVGDLQGWVTLDNQSGYNFRDATLKLLAGDVHRTERRYTRGTVFSGRSGINTINGSPMVEEGLFEYHLYTLQRPATVLNNQTKQLGLLEATDIPMQKVIRVDSYENDPRANVTGETQDFAGSVHLLFTNDKKSHLGMPMPAGKIRFFQRDQKGSLQFIGEDAIKHTPRDEKLDLTVGNAFDVRASRKKIGYTKLSSRSARIDYVMEVRNRKDSTANIHLYEHAMPFSYTDWKISKASDKFAKVDARSVLFALDLKPNEVKEVRFSVEAKW, from the coding sequence ATGATTTCGCTGTTGCTTGCGTCCCATGCCGTCCTTCAAGCCAACTCAACCGAGGTCACCGTCTACAACGGCGGCTACGGTTTCGTGAAGGACGTGCGCGAACTCGATCTCAAGGCGGGCGTTCAACCCGTGGTCATCGACGATGTGGCCGAGAAAATCGACGCGACAAGCGTCGGATTCAAATGCCTCAGCGATCCTGGCTCATTTTCGGTGTTGGAGCAGAACTACCGCTACGACTTGGTTTCACCGGAAGCCATCCTGCAGAAGTCGTTGGGTAAGCGCATCCGGTTTACACGCACCGTTGGCGGCAAGAAGGAATCGGTCGAGGGAGTGCTTCTCAGTTCACCTACGGCAGTGGTCAACAACGGCGACGGTGCCAGCTATCAGTACAACGGGTTGGTCATCCGCACCGACGATGGGCGAATTCTCCTCTCGCCCAACGGCGAGATCGACGTCCTCCAAATGCCCGAAGGTCTGATCTCCAAGCCATCGCTTTTGTGGCAGGTGGACAGCGCCAAGGACCAGCGTGCTAAGGTCGAGTTGAGCTACCTCACGGAAGGCATCAAGTGGTCTGCCAGCTATGTGATGACCCTTGGCAAAAGCAATGTGGGTGACCTTCAAGGCTGGGTGACGCTCGATAACCAGTCGGGCTACAACTTCCGAGACGCGACGCTAAAGCTTTTGGCGGGTGACGTTCATCGAACTGAGAGACGTTACACCCGAGGGACAGTCTTCAGCGGTAGATCTGGAATCAACACGATTAATGGTTCGCCGATGGTCGAGGAGGGCCTGTTCGAGTACCACCTTTACACTCTCCAGCGACCGGCAACCGTCCTCAACAATCAGACCAAACAGCTTGGCCTCCTTGAAGCCACCGACATCCCCATGCAAAAAGTCATCCGGGTCGATTCATATGAAAACGACCCGCGAGCCAATGTGACTGGCGAAACACAGGATTTCGCCGGATCGGTACACCTGCTCTTTACCAACGACAAAAAGTCGCACCTGGGAATGCCGATGCCTGCCGGGAAGATTCGATTCTTCCAGCGAGATCAGAAAGGCTCTCTGCAATTCATCGGCGAAGATGCGATCAAGCACACGCCCCGCGATGAGAAGCTCGACCTCACAGTCGGAAACGCCTTCGACGTTCGGGCCAGCCGCAAGAAGATTGGCTACACAAAGCTGTCATCGCGATCGGCCCGCATCGACTACGTGATGGAAGTGCGCAATCGCAAAGACTCGACGGCAAACATTCACCTGTACGAGCACGCCATGCCCTTTAGCTACACGGATTGGAAGATTTCGAAAGCCAGCGATAAGTTCGCTAAAGTCGATGCCCGCTCCGTCCTTTTCGCCCTCGACCTCAAGCCCAACGAGGTCAAAGAAGTTCGCTTTTCGGTGGAAGCCAAGTGGTAG
- a CDS encoding tyrosine-type recombinase/integrase, protein METKDHLRESVEWFLDYLKVEKGASPNTLEAYSRDLDEVIEILWESLYDWAELTYAHLQRFDLFLAKVPSKRSAQRKASSFRSFLKFLKRNGVEFRVDLPSTGGFKVGKRLPKAIESTAVGHLLEIEHDGNVHLRNLAILELLYGAGLRVSELLNLDMSQIDFASSAIRVTGKRNKTRLVPLPEQTREALKRYVGEVRATFVKAPTGLVFLSSRGRALSRQAVYSLVSKLAAEAGIKGPIGPHTLRHTYAVHLLKGGADLRAVQELLGHESVATTQVYTELQNDEVKNRYRNAHPRG, encoded by the coding sequence ATGGAAACGAAAGACCACCTCCGCGAGTCCGTAGAGTGGTTCTTGGACTATCTGAAGGTTGAGAAAGGCGCGTCGCCGAACACGCTGGAAGCCTATTCGCGCGACCTCGACGAGGTCATCGAAATTCTTTGGGAGAGCCTCTATGACTGGGCAGAGCTGACCTACGCTCACCTCCAGCGCTTCGATCTCTTCCTCGCCAAGGTCCCTTCGAAGCGATCTGCCCAGCGGAAAGCCAGTTCGTTCCGTAGCTTCCTCAAATTCCTGAAAAGGAACGGAGTTGAATTCCGCGTCGATCTGCCTTCGACGGGCGGTTTCAAGGTCGGAAAGCGACTCCCCAAAGCCATCGAATCGACTGCCGTCGGCCATCTTCTTGAGATCGAACACGATGGCAATGTCCATTTGCGGAACCTAGCCATTCTCGAACTGCTTTATGGAGCAGGTCTGCGAGTTTCAGAACTGCTTAATCTTGATATGAGTCAAATTGATTTTGCTTCGAGTGCGATTCGGGTTACAGGAAAAAGAAACAAAACGAGGCTTGTTCCGCTTCCCGAGCAAACCCGGGAAGCCCTCAAGAGGTACGTCGGGGAGGTCCGCGCTACATTTGTGAAAGCACCGACTGGTCTGGTTTTTCTGTCGTCGCGAGGGCGAGCATTATCGCGCCAGGCGGTCTATTCTCTGGTTTCAAAACTTGCCGCGGAGGCAGGAATCAAGGGTCCCATCGGGCCGCATACGCTGAGGCACACCTACGCAGTGCACTTGTTGAAAGGCGGTGCGGACCTGCGCGCCGTCCAGGAATTGCTAGGGCACGAATCCGTCGCCACGACCCAAGTCTATACTGAGTTGCAGAACGATGAGGTGAAGAACCGGTACCGAAACGCTCACCCGAGGGGCTAG